A single region of the Triticum dicoccoides isolate Atlit2015 ecotype Zavitan chromosome 2B, WEW_v2.0, whole genome shotgun sequence genome encodes:
- the LOC119363041 gene encoding pentatricopeptide repeat-containing protein PNM1, mitochondrial-like, producing MWRRHLLRRLLPSPATAGTPSPLVRHLSTTPTPFSTTDTTSIASSLAAAVTKLSSTPAPATSPDAYFSLHFSDVRPTNALLAETLSLSPPATSRAAADLFRFLVRRSLHPSDGALALVVRHLARRRDFPAVRTLLQEFPSALGPDTVDAYLFHLARAGRATDALKVFDELPGELRTRGALTSLVSSLSSEGFPQLAERAVKKIAHEIFPDDNICTLLVSGYADAGKLDHALRLIGETRNGGFQPGLDAYNAVLDCVCRLCRKKDPLRMPVEAEKFLVDMEANGIPRDAGTFRVLIKNLCKIRRTEDAMKLFRQMGEWGCSPDADTYLVLIKSLYQAARISEGDELMIWMRSAGFGDKLDRKAYYGFIKVLCGIERVEHAVKVFRLMKGYGHAPGTKSYSLLIEKLARHNLGDRSNALFREAVARGITVTPGVYKIDKRYVKEKKEKKVKKKLTLPEKKILKSKRLYKLKMSFVKKPKRRMRA from the coding sequence ATGTggcgccgccacctcctccgccgcctcctacCATCTCCGGCCACCGCCGGCACCCCCTCCCCGTTGGTTCGCCACCTCTCCACGACCCCCACCCCCTTCTCCACCACCGATACCACCTCCATCGCCTCCTCCCTCGCCGCGGCGGTCACCAAGCTCTCATCCACCCCGGCCCCCGCCACCTCCCCGGACGCCTACTTCTCCCTCCACTTCTCCGACGTCCGCCCTACCAACGCGCTCCTCGCCGAGacgctctccctctcccctcccgccACCTCGCGCGCCGCCGCTGACCTCTTCCGCTTCCTCGTCCGCCGCTCGCTGCACCCCTCCGACGGTGCTCTCGCTCTCGTCGTCCGCCACCTCGCCCGCCGCCGCGACTTTCCCGCCGTCCGCACGCTCCTTCAGGAGTTCCCCTCCGCGCTAGGGCCAGACACAGTCGACGCCTACCTCTTTCATCTGGCGAGAGCTGGGCGCGCCACGGACGCGCTCAAGGTGTTCGACGAATTGCCTGGGGAGCTTCGCACCCGTGGGGCGCTCACTTCGCTGGTCTCCTCCCTCTCGTCCGAGGGCTTCCCACAGCTTGCAGAGCGTGCTGTCAAGAAGATCGCCCATGAGATCTTTCCGGATGACAATATTTGCACTTTGCTGGTATCTGGTTATGCTGATGCTGGTAAGCTTGACCATGCGCTAAGGCTGATCGGTGAGACACGAAATGGTGGGTTCCAGCCAGGTTTGGATGCCTACAATGCTGTTCTTGATTGTGTTTGCCGTCTCTGCCGCAAGAAAGACCCGTTAAGGATGCCTGTAGAGGCAGAGAAGTTCTTAGTTGACATGGAGGCCAATGGCATTCCCCGTGATGCGGGAACGTTCCGGGTGctgataaaaaatctctgtaagatTCGCAGGACTGAGGATGCAATGAAGCTGTTCCGACAAATGGGCGAGTGGGGATGCTCGCCAGATGCTGACACATATCTTGTGCTTATCAAGAGCTTGTACCAGGCTGCCAGGATCTCTGAAGGGGATGAATTGATGATTTGGATGCGGTCTGCAGGTTTTGGAGATAAACTTGATAGGAAGGCATATTATGGGTTCATCAAGGTTTTATGTGGGATTGAGAGGGTTGAGCATGCTGTCAAGGTGTTCCGCCTGATGAAAGGATACGGGCATGCACCTGGAACGAAATCATATAGCCTGCTGATTGAGAAGTTGGCTAGGCATAACTTAGGGGATCGTTCAAATGCACTGTTCAGGGAGGCAGTAGCGCGTGGGATTACCGTGACACCAGGAGTCTATAAGATTGACAAGAGGTATGtgaaagagaagaaggagaagaaggtgaAGAAAAAGCTGACTTTACCGGAGAAGAAGATATTAAAGAGCAAGCGGCTGTACAAGCTCAAAATGAGCTTTGTCAAGAAGCCTAAGCGGCGAATGAGGGCTTGA